The DNA sequence ATTCATTATAGTGCGCAAAATTACAGTGCGCTAATACTCTTTGTTGGGTATAAAGAATATCGGATACTGCGAGCGCTACTTATGAAGAAAGACAACTCGAAACAAGCCAGTGCCGTCGAATCGGCAGTCTCTGAAATGGCAAAGGCCGCGGAACCGGCTCAACTTGGGCACGGTCACGTGGACCATGTTGAGTTGCCAGAAGCTGTTGAGCATGGCGGTGTAACAGGCCATGAAATTCTGTTGCACGAGTACAACGAGTCGGCGAAGTTGCTTGGCTTGAGTGAAACCACTGAAAAGACTTTGGTAATGGATGCCGAAAGGCAAGGTAAGCAGCCGGATGAAGCTATTTCGGCTTACTTGCACGAACAGCTACCGAAGCATGACTTTTACGAGCAGCCGGTGTTGTTGGGAAGTTGATTGGGTTCTACGATGGCTGGTAGTAAACCAGATCAAAAAAATGATTTTGTCCCCTCCCTTGTCATTTCGAGCGAAAGCTGCGTAGCAGCTGTAGTCGAGAAATCCGCTATGGCTTATCGACGTTGCTGTTGATCAACACCGTCAATGATTCCACAACGCAGATTTCTCCACTCCTTCGCTGGCGCTCAGTCGGTCGAAATGACAAAGAGGAAGAGGGAACGACGTTACACAATCGGATTGAACATATCCTGGCTCATGCCGTCTTCGGCAGATTCGGCATACGTGTGCTGATCGCCAAGCAAGTAGCGGCGTCTGCGCACCAGGCGCATGATGCCTTGTTCTTCGGCTTCGCGCCAGCTTTTCACGATGAAGACTTCGAAGCCTGTATTCTTCGGCAATTCGGCTTCATCGAATTTCAGTCCTGTTTCCAGCGGATTGTAGATGACGTTGGTCACGTGACCGACATCTCCGTCAGATCGAGCGCTGTTGCCCTTCATGAATGAGTAGTTTGGATCGATGTTGCAATCTTTGATAGCGTTAGCTACAAGCAATCTTTTGTTGGATTCTGAAGTGATGATCATTTCATCGAACTGCAGTCCAAGCATTTTTGCTTTGTATTTTTGCGCTTCTCGATTGCCGATTGTCACCAACACCATCAGGAAGTTGTGTTGAGTGCGGTTCAACACAGGCAACGCATCTTTGAACTCGCGCGGCTTTCTCCAATATGGGTGACGTCCGATTTCGCGACAGATGAGTTCGTCGTCGGAATTGACGCGCTTGCCGTGACGTTTGCAGAGTGCGCGATAGGTTTGAGCCATCGCTTCGCCGAGCATGTGCACTTCAAAGCCTTTGAGGCTCATATTCTCGTGCTCAATTTTGGCGAACATTTCGGCAGCTTCATGCTTGCTGAAGCCCAGGTGCCGCAAAAAACGCCAGAACATTTTCTTGGCGCGCACAAAGTCAGGCTCGCACTCGGCAATTGTTCCATCGAAATCAAAAAATGCGGCTGCGATTTTGCCGTTGGGAAGAACATAGTTGCGACCTGGCGGCTGGCAAAAGGTTAGTGTTTTGGCTAGATTCATGGTTACCTCATTTGCGCTGTGCGCGTGGCAAGAACTTGCGGTAGGACGATGTGAGAAAACCCCCGACTTGCTAAGGCAAGGTGCAGGGGTTTTGGAAATGCTGAATTGGTTTAGCTAAATAGAGTTTTCTAACTGGAAAACGAAGCTGTAATTTATAGCTTTACCTTAGTGCTTTGAAGTGCTCTATAGAAGCAGGTCGCCAAGGGGTAACTCAACATACCTCTGACGCAGCTTCGCTAGTATGGACAAGGGCGCATGCAATGCGCCCCTACAACGGACAGAGAACCGGACAAGGTATAATTGAAAGCCGCGCGGCACTGCGCTTTGAGAAATTATGATGAGACGTTTATTTTTAATAGCAGCTTTCCTCTTCCTCGCTTGCGGAATTGCACTTCCGTGTCAGGCAATCACTGGTGTAAATCAAGAATTGCTTGATGTACTTTCGCAGCGTCCGGAGTTTATGCATCTGGATTATTTCGAGCATTTAATCGGTAGACCATTCAACGAAAACTCAGAGCGCTTTGGCCAAAGAAAGTCTTATTACTGGTACAACGCAACACACCAAGTAACATACGAACTACACCAATTTGAAAGAAGCCCTGGTGAAGTAGTCACATCCAACTTCATCATTCATATGCAGGGAAATGTTCTGGGAATGGCCGACCTCGCGTCTTTGTACGGACCAAATGGTCATCGCCTTTTCGATAACAAAGGTAATGTCTGCACGGCTTATTCTTACGCGCCGTACACCTCTCTAGTTTTTGCATCACCACAAGAAAGCTTCGGTGTGCAAGAAGCGAAAGTGATGTACAGTGGTCCTCCACTTAAGCGTCCGGATCTCGAAGAGTTGCATGATGTAGAAGTTGGACACATCGGCAGATTGACTCCGGGAATTGTTAGACACGGTCGTTGGGATATTCCAATTACACCAATATCCCATCACTTGAAGCGTCATCCATACGATGGCGAAGCTCGCTATCAATTAGCACAAGCGCATCGCTATCACGGTCATGTTGATGTTGCTATCAATGAATACAAGTCAGCTTGGGCATGTGCAGGTGACGACGAAGAATTGAAAGCTCGCTGCATTGCCGGCTTGGCAGAATTGCGTGCATTGCCTGCTCCGTATGTGGCAACAGATGTTGTTGTGAATCAGCCTGAGCATGTGGTTACAAACTATGGCAATCGCATGAGATACGCAGGTGATCATAATATTTATTACGACGATCACTATCAGTGTGATCATCAACAGCCACAGCAACAACAAATCCAACAACAATACAACCAACAGCAAAATGAACAGTTAGCAGGACGGTCGAGTCCAACAATGTAATAGCTCACTAGAAGGGCAAGTTATGTCAGAGACAAATCCGAAATATGTTGAGTTACTGAAGGCAGCAAAAGAAGCGGCAAAACGCGCGTATGCTCCTTATTCTAAATTTCCAGTTGGAGCAGCTTTGTTGGGAGACGACGGGAGAGTATTCTCCGGCTGCAACGTTGAAAACGCCTCATACGGAGCGACAAGATGCGCCGAGCAAACAGCTGTTCAGAAAGCTGTATCTGAAGGATGTCGCAAATTTGTGGCTGTTGCCGTTCATTGTTCTGAAACCGACGATTGTTGGCCTTGCGGCATCTGCCGTCAGGTATTAAATGAATTCGCTCCGGAGATAGATGTTATTGTCGATGCCGGTAATGGCTCCGTGACCGTAATCCGTCTGCCAGAGCTGCTTACGAGGTCTTTTGGACCCAAAGATTTGCCCAGTTAATTCTGCTTGACATCAACTCTTTTCGTGGTTTAATTGACCCAATATGGATAGGAGTCCAAGGCGTGCTATCTTCTGACGCAAGGCAAATACAAAGTCAATTACTAAACAGCAGCGACGCTGGCACAGCTCGCTTGCTTCAAGGCGTTTGGGATGGACCACAAACTAAAGCTTCTGCTACGGACAAAAAATCTGGTGGAGCGGCCGCAGCTTTCATGGAAATGATGGATGAAGGACTTTACGGCAAGGCGTATGCCCAGGAACTGCGTGGTGCTAACAAAGTAGAGCAAGATACAAAAGTTGCTGATGCGAAAGTACCGCAAGGTTTTCCAGCAGCCAGCGTTGTTGGTGGCGAAAAAGGCTACATTGATTTTGGTGCGCAGGACGAATTAGCAGGTAAGCGCGACACCAACACCAACAAGTTTCTGAACTTCGTAGATAATCGTTTAGCTGCTTAACTTAAGTGTTTAACGCTTGAACAGCATTCCCGGATAGCCTGTTATCACTCGCTGCAAATGTGGCGGAAGTGATTCAAGCTGCGGCATTCTCATGCTCTGGTCGTCACCGGGTCTATTGATGTCGCTACTCCAATATCTAAATGACTCAATTTCCGTTGGCCTGTTTGGATAAGTACGCTCTAGCGGAATAATTACCGCTCTGGTGTAACTGCACGTACCGTCCAGCTTATCGAATTTGGCTAATCCCACAAAGAAGCGGTGTGGGCGACCATCAATGCTGCGATCGGTGAAAAGCTCACCCTCAGTCGAGATTGTGTCGACCTGTCTGTCCGATGTATTTAGGCGCTGGTAGCTGCCATAAATCCGTTTTCCATCAGGCATGCCGACAGGAATTGCCATGTCGAATTGGTGTAAAACTCTTAGCGTTTGCCTTGGTAGGTTAATTCCCTGCCGCTCTAAAGCGCGCTGCATGTATGTGGCCATGCCATTGAGGTCTTCGTCTTCCGAAACGCACACTTCCTGGTAGTCGACGAAGTATTTTTTGAAGCCGGCAATAACCGGATGTTGAGGATTTTTCTCGAGATAAAGCTGAACGTTGTAGCCGTCTTTTTCTCGGTATTGGTCTATGCCCGCCGGTATGTAAGTCTGCTCTGCGCGTCCTTGCAAGGTTTCCTGTCGCCCATATTGAGCTTGAAGCGGGATGCGTGGTTGCTCTTGCACGCGTCCTTGCTGAGGATATGTTGCGGTGCCTATCTCCTCGACTTTTCCGTTTAATACAAACGGCTTGCGTTCTTGAGGATGAGACGTGTAATCCTGAAACGGCGTTGTGTCCTGAGACTGCCTGTCAGCGCCTCGCGTAAGTCGTTTAAGAGCATCCCATGGTCCAGACACAAATGTTCTCCGCCAGTGAAGTACAGAATGCAATAAGTAAAACGCTTTGTCTATGTGAAAAACCGCAAGGATAGATACTAGGTCGTATAGTGTAAATTCTGCAAATAAGAATCCGCCGTTGCGTACTGTCCTCGTAGGGGCGCATTGCATGCGCCCTTGTCCAAGACCAGTCATTCTGAGTGGCTGTAAGGCGCGAAGAGTCTCACGTGTTAAAGTCGTGAGACTCTTCGAAACGGGCGCATTGCAATGCGCCCCTACACCGCATGCGTTACATCCCGTGCGTGAAAAAGCCGTTCTCGTAGACGGGAATATTCGCCGTCCTCAAAAGGAAAAGCGCCAGATGCACTTCGAATGTCGGACCGTTCGTGTTGACTTTAATGCCGTCATTGGCAAACACCAACACTTGCTTCGAAAGCTTTGCTGCATCAAGCGCCGCTTGTAACGCAAGTACGTTCTTGTTACTTGTCTGCGGAATATTAGCTTTGCTAATTTCCCAGTCGACATGATTGACACCTGTGACCTTAATCGCCTTCATCCGCTGAATGAAATCTCGCGCTTCTTCGATTCGGGTTGCCGGAGCGTAGCAGGTAACTCCCTGGTCGGTGACCATGAAGATGTAACCATAAGTTGCCAGGTCTGACTGCGATGCGGCTGTGTACATGTCTGCTGTTATCTTTGAATTCTGAATCATTTTGGGTCTCCTGAACAAAAACGCACGCTTCGTGCGAAGCGTGCGTTCAATTTGGACTATGTGAGCGACTACGCAGCGGCCGGTGCCATGCGTCTGCGAGCAGCCAGTAACCAGCCGTGCAAGACAATGCTTGCGTAATCACAGACGTCCAATACAAACAGCGCAGCTCTAATTGCGAAGTCGCCCAAGAATTTCAGTATTTTCATGATGTTTCTCCTTAGTCTATTGCCAATGTTGGGTGTTGAGGTCTTCTATGTCCACTTCGATTATTTTGAAAATGGCTTTGACCCCTGGGATGTTAGAGATATATTGAAGGCTTGCTCTATCAACGACGCCTCTTAGTGCAAATGTTTCACCTGTCCAGCCATTGCCTGTCCAGGTCTCCATTCCCCTGTGATATTTCTCGAATATCGCGAGTTCACGAATTGCTCGGAGTGATGTTTCATCAAGGCTACCGCTGCTTTCGTCGAAAGTTATGTGCACGGGAAATAATTCGTAAGCGTAAGTCAGAATGCTTGGCTTTTCGTACAGGTGCAGTAGGTCTGAGTGAATTTTTGATTTGTTGATCCAGCACGGCACTGATTCTCCGTACATAGTAGAAACGAGTTTTGAATTCATGTTAGTGCTCCCTTGTTATTTAGTTGGCCAGGAGTATGTCCATCTGCAACGATCCGCTAAGAGCCATATGTACTTAACTCCTGGTTGTCTAGATACATACGCTAGCTGTCGTCTCGATAAGTTGCCTTGCAAAGCAAAGGTCTCTCCCGTGTACCCATTGCCGAACCAATGTTCAAGCTCAGAGGCATGTTTTTGAATGTTGCGCAGAGCCTGTGGTGACACATATCCATCTTTTTCGTCGAAGATAATATGCACCGGCAAAATAAATATAGTGTCTTGAGGTGGCGAGCTTGAATCGAACATAGCTAAGAGTCGCTCATCGACAATTGCCCGATTCAAGGGTCCACCTCCGGCGTTACTTCCTGGTAAGTGACCAAATCCAGTGGTGTCAGCCATTGTGTTGTCCTCGCTGAATATAATTGAGTATCGTTTCTGTGTCGGTGTTCTAAAGGTGCTTGAGCCCCTGAGTTGCTGAATCAACTCGGGACCGCACGCCTTCTGATGTAGTCGCTCATACAAGCGGGATCAGCAAGCATCTGGACAGTGTGTGATTCGGCATATTGTTGCCAATGTGTGGCCTATTGTGTAGAATATTACACAGAGGTAAGAATTGTGGCCACCAACCTGAATATTAACGAACAGCTACTTGCTCAAGCCCTTCGCGTCGGTGGACGCAAGACAAAACGCGAGACGGTTAATGAAGCCTTAGAGGAATACATTAGCCGTCGCAAGCGTAAAGAGATTGCCCAGTTATTCGGCAAGCTCCATCTTGAGCAAGGCTATGATTACAAAGCCTTGAGGCGTAAACGGTGAAGGTACTTGTCGATACATCTGTTTGGCTTGATGCGCTTAATGAAAAGGGCAAGTCGGCTAACTCTTTGTCTGACAAGTTAAGCTCACTTATTGATAGCGAACATGCGATTTTGCTTACTGGCATAATTTTGTTTGAGGTCGTAAGAGGATTTAGGGCGTCGAAGGAAAGGAACAAGTTGATCGAGCGGCTTTCCTGGTTTCCCTTGCTCGAACTAAGCAGAGATGATTACTTATACGCAGCTGACCTTAGCGCTGCATGTCGGGCTAAGGGCGTTACGACCAGTACGGCAGATGCGCTAATTGCAGCCGCTGCTATTCGATATGATTGTCAACTCTTTACTGGCGACAAGGATTTTCAGCGAATAGCTCGACTTGTGCCATTGAAGTTGTATTCGTGATAGACATTCCTTGATGCGCACGCCTGCCGATGGAGTCGCTCATTGCAAGCGGTATCAGCAAGCGTCTGGGCAAGGGCCTGGATTAGCCGGCTGTCATTGCCAGCCGTCGAGTTTTGTTGTAATATCGAATGTAATACAGAGGATAGCTTTTATGACAAGCTCGTTTCGACTGGATCCGGAGTTGGAATCCTTGCTTCAGCGAATTATTAACAACACTGGGCAGTCGCGCTCGCAAATAATTCGGCAGGCTCTAAGCAAGTATTGTTCGGAACTAGTGGCGGCCACCGACAAAAGTCCTTATCAGCGTCTTGTGGATGCCGGTTTCAAGCCGATTGATGATCGGGCTGATATTGACCTCGCGAGTAATCAGCAGGTAAGGAGAAAGAAGCTTCGTGAAAGAGCCTCGCGAGATAATCGTTGATGCCGGGCCGCTTATTGCACTGGCTCGCCAGCGAGACAGCAAGCATGCCCAGTGTGTTGCCACCTTAAAGGCCGTGCCGCCGACGGCAAGGATGGTAACGACAGTATCAGCTTTGGCAGAGGTGTTTGCTGTATTACCGAGTTCTGTGTCGAGCATCAGGGCCGTAGAGACATTGCTGATGGGTATCCCGCTTGCCCTCGAATACATTCAAGGGCATGAATTGTCTAGAGCGTTTGAACTAATGGAAAAGTACATCGATTTGCCGATGGACTTTGCCGACGCCGAGATATTGGTGATTGCTGAAAGACGATCAGTCAAAACTATCTTCACGCTTGACCGGAGGGACTTTTCCGTTTATAGACCTAGGCATGTACGACAGTTTGATCTGATTCCTTAGCTGAAAGGTGGATTAAATGCCCAGGTGCCTGCAATGTCTGTGAGTGGTCTGTCGAAAGGGCGCATGCAATGCGCCCTTTCAGGGCAGAATGGGAGATCACCATCCCGAAGGTTAGTGACAGTGGTGAGTTGGTTGTCGCTTAACTGCGCGTTTTGGTTTGGCTGGCTTTAGCTTGAGCTTTACTTGTTTTGCTCGGCGCTGTTTGGCCTGTTGAGCCAAAGCCATTTTGCGGTAGGACATCAACTCGCACTTTGTTGGTTTTCCTTTGACGCCTTTGTAAGCCAGGGACAGCAGCTTGAAGGCTAGCTTTTTCACGTCTGACTTGGCGGTTGGATCGTCCACCTTGAAGGGGACTAGTGTTTCCAGCTCGAAGTAGTAGCCGTTGAATTTGCCCAGTTTTTCAACGTGGTCGATTACAGCGGTGTACTTGCGACCGTTGATGGTGGCAGCGAAAGTCGTGCGTGTTTTGTGGACTGTAGGGAGAGCGCGTCGAATGTGTTTTGCTAGATTGAGCAAAACGGATGACGTGAATTTGTCGATGTCAGACTCGGCTTCGCATTTGTTCTTGAGTCCGCCGTCTTTTTCGATTGTCTTTTTGCTGGCGATTTGATGCTTGCTTCCGCCGTTGATTTTCTTTTGTTCGCGAAGGCGTATCCATTCTTTCCCCATTGGGAGCCACTTATCCATGACTTTAGTGGTTGACTTGAATGTGAAGCCAAGTTTCTCCAGAGAAGCAATTATTTTTTCGACTTTGTCTTTTTGCACTTTGTACTTTACTTCGATCTCGTGGCAATGTTCTTTGCTCATAATGGCCTCCTTCTGCATACGCAGAATGCAAAGCGTTGAGTTAGTGACTGGTTGTTTTGGTTATCCAGTCACTGATGAGTTGCAAAACTGTTGGTGCCAGGGTCTCTGGCAGTAGTTCGTACTCGTCTGGCAAACCTGTTTTGCAGGTTTGGAATATGTGATTTAAGCCGGCTAGTTTTATGGCTAGAGCTTTTTTGTTGCGTGATAGACAAGATCTGATTGATGAAAGGTTCTCATCGGCAAATACTTGCATGTCTTTTTCGCCATTCAGTGCCAACACCGGACATGTGAGTGTGGAAAGAACTGGGCGTGGGTCATGATTGAGGAAGCAGCGATGTCCATTGCTTGTAAGCTCCTCTATTCTGCTGTCCATGAAGGGTCTGTGAATTTCTTCATAGAAATGACCCCTGCGCAAGTCCGCTATTTTTTGCGCGGCGATTATATTATTCGGCTCTGCTCTTACGATGTCGTTTGCTTTCTGGGCAAGGCGCAAGTTGTGCCTGATGTGCCTGTCGTCGAGTCCTCGAATTTTGTCGTAGGTCTTAAGTTGCGATTTGAGCAACGCATCGGCATTTATAGCCGGCGCTGCCAACAACACGACAAAAGCGACGTAGGAATTTCGGCTCGCCACGATAGGGGCAATTAATCCACCTTGGCTGTGTCCGGCAAGTCCTATCTGCCGCGTGTCGATATCTTCGCGTGAATGTAAAAACTTGAATGCAGCTTCGGCATCATCAGCAAAGTCGTAAAAGGTGGACGCAGAATAATCACCGTCAGAATAAGCAATGCCGCGCTTGTCGTAGCGCAGCACGGCAATTCCTCGGCGGCTTAAGTAATCGGCCAGCAATTGAAATGGCTTGTGTGGTCCGATTACTTCGTCTCTTGTGTGTGGTCCGGAGCCGTGGATGAGCACGACTGCCGGACACAAACGGTCAGTATTGGGACGGGTGAGTGTACCGCAAATGCGAAGAGTGCCGCTTTGGAAATTGACGAGCTCTTCGCTGTAGTCAACCAAAGAAGGCGCATCTTGCTCTTTCTTCGTCGTTGTTTCGCCTTTCTTTAAAAACGTCTTGAGGCGTGAAAATAATCGTGTGAACATCCGTGTGTTCCTCCAACAAGTGGTCTGTCAGGTCTTCTAGTTATTTCTGTGAGGTGACTGTAAACTGGCATGTAATAGCCGTTCAGCAGGCAGTCCTTTGCCGAGAGGCCTTTGTGTTGCCAGCCTTCCGGCTGTGTGCGCAGCATCCAGGCAGTGGCGCGATCGTGCCTTTCGAAAATTTTGCGCAGATGATAAGCAATTACCAGAAGCGCGTATGCTCGATTGATCACGGTTGCGGAAGTGCCTGGGCTGGGAAAGGTTGCTTGCAGAGTATTGGGCGAGAGAATCATGAACTGACTCAATTCATCTTGCGACAAGCCCAAGTAATTTCCTATTGCCGGTAAATCGAGGTGAATTAATTCTCCGCCGGACAGTTTAATTAAGTCGGCGCAGAATTCTCTGAGGCTTGCTCGATTGATTCGGGAGAAGGCCGCTTCGACGTCTTTTTGGAAACGCCGCTCATTA is a window from the Candidatus Obscuribacterales bacterium genome containing:
- a CDS encoding alpha/beta fold hydrolase encodes the protein MFTRLFSRLKTFLKKGETTTKKEQDAPSLVDYSEELVNFQSGTLRICGTLTRPNTDRLCPAVVLIHGSGPHTRDEVIGPHKPFQLLADYLSRRGIAVLRYDKRGIAYSDGDYSASTFYDFADDAEAAFKFLHSREDIDTRQIGLAGHSQGGLIAPIVASRNSYVAFVVLLAAPAINADALLKSQLKTYDKIRGLDDRHIRHNLRLAQKANDIVRAEPNNIIAAQKIADLRRGHFYEEIHRPFMDSRIEELTSNGHRCFLNHDPRPVLSTLTCPVLALNGEKDMQVFADENLSSIRSCLSRNKKALAIKLAGLNHIFQTCKTGLPDEYELLPETLAPTVLQLISDWITKTTSH
- a CDS encoding PIN domain-containing protein, translated to MKVLVDTSVWLDALNEKGKSANSLSDKLSSLIDSEHAILLTGIILFEVVRGFRASKERNKLIERLSWFPLLELSRDDYLYAADLSAACRAKGVTTSTADALIAAAAIRYDCQLFTGDKDFQRIARLVPLKLYS
- the cdd gene encoding cytidine deaminase, coding for MSETNPKYVELLKAAKEAAKRAYAPYSKFPVGAALLGDDGRVFSGCNVENASYGATRCAEQTAVQKAVSEGCRKFVAVAVHCSETDDCWPCGICRQVLNEFAPEIDVIVDAGNGSVTVIRLPELLTRSFGPKDLPS
- a CDS encoding PIN domain-containing protein, with product MKEPREIIVDAGPLIALARQRDSKHAQCVATLKAVPPTARMVTTVSALAEVFAVLPSSVSSIRAVETLLMGIPLALEYIQGHELSRAFELMEKYIDLPMDFADAEILVIAERRSVKTIFTLDRRDFSVYRPRHVRQFDLIP
- a CDS encoding type II toxin-antitoxin system VapB family antitoxin encodes the protein MATNLNINEQLLAQALRVGGRKTKRETVNEALEEYISRRKRKEIAQLFGKLHLEQGYDYKALRRKR
- a CDS encoding ribbon-helix-helix protein, CopG family, whose translation is MTSSFRLDPELESLLQRIINNTGQSRSQIIRQALSKYCSELVAATDKSPYQRLVDAGFKPIDDRADIDLASNQQVRRKKLRERASRDNR